In the genome of Streptomyces sp. P3, the window CCAGGCGCCGCTGCCGGATCCACGCGCTCACCGTGAAGCTTTGCCCCTGGAACAGCTTGTGCAGGTACCGCACGGAGATGTGGTGCGAGGCGGCGACGATGGCGGGCGACAACTGGGGGTCGGTCAGGTTGCATTCGATGAAGGAGTGGATGCCGGCCAGCAGGGCCTGCTGGCGGCTCTCGGGTGGAGCGCTGTCTTCGGTGTCCGTGTGGTGCGCGAGGAACGCGGTGATCAGGTCCACGGTGAGCCCGCCCAGACGTATGGCGTCCTGCGGCCGGTATGCGTCGGACTCAGGTGCCAGGCGGATCAGGAACTGTGACAGGAGGGCCCCCATGCCGCTGTCGCCCGGCAGCGGCGACCCGAGGAGGCGGTCCACCTTCGCTGCCGGCAGAGGAATCGCTGTCCGGGGCACGTTCACGACGATTCCCTCGACCGCGCTGCCGTCGTCGGGGAAGGCCGAGGCGTCGCTCGGGTGCGAGCTGTCGTACAGCAACAGATCCCCGACCCCGACCGACGCGTCACGCCGGCAACGCGAGATGCTCTGCCGGCCTCTCAGTGTCAGGGCCAGGTGGTACAGCTCGGGGTCGGATCGACGCACCAGCGCCGGCGTGCGACGCGAGCGCAATGACGGATAGGACAGCACCGACACCTGAGCGGCCCCAAGGTCCAGCAGCCGGAAGCAGG includes:
- a CDS encoding helix-turn-helix domain-containing protein codes for the protein MIETVLRSEDLPVADRFAWWREMTSQTLTPTEITSDHSDDFRACFRLLDLGAAQVSVLSYPSLRSRRTPALVRRSDPELYHLALTLRGRQSISRCRRDASVGVGDLLLYDSSHPSDASAFPDDGSAVEGIVVNVPRTAIPLPAAKVDRLLGSPLPGDSGMGALLSQFLIRLAPESDAYRPQDAIRLGGLTVDLITAFLAHHTDTEDSAPPESRQQALLAGIHSFIECNLTDPQLSPAIVAASHHISVRYLHKLFQGQSFTVSAWIRQRRLEGCRRDLADLQLSDKPIGFLAARWGYVHASEFTRAFRRAYGVPPSTYRHEALHGGQLTDRRLRASRRSDDLMPG